The Salvelinus fontinalis isolate EN_2023a unplaced genomic scaffold, ASM2944872v1 scaffold_1248, whole genome shotgun sequence DNA segment ttagaacgaattcttatttacaatgacggcctaccaaaaggcaaaaggcctcctgcggggacgggagctgtgattaaaaataaaaataaattaaattaaaatataggacaaaacacacatcatgacaatagagacaacactacacaaagagagatctaagacaacaacacagcgtggcagcaacacatgacaacacagcatggcagcaacacatgacaacacagcatggcagcaacacatgacaacacagcaatgCAGCAACacctgacaacacagcatggcagcaacacatgacaacacagcaatgcagcaacacatgacaacacagcaatgcagcaacacatgacaacacagcatggcagcaacacatgacaacacagcatggcagcaacacagcaatgcagcaacacatgacaacacagcatggcagcacagcatggcagcaacacatgacaacacagcatggcagcaacacatgacaacacagtatggcAGGAACACAGCATGGCTNNNNNNNNNNNNNNNNNNNNNNNNNNNNNNNNNNNNNNNNNNNNNNNNNNNNNNNNNNNNNNNNNNNNNNNNNNNNNNNNNNNNNNNNNNNNNNNNNNNNNNNNNNNNNNNNNNNNNNNNNNNNNNNNNNNNNNNNNNNNNNNNNNNNNNNNNNNNNNNNNNNNNNNNNNNNNNNNNNNNNNNNNNNNNNNNNNNNNNNNNNNNNNNNNNNNNNNNNNNNNNNNNNNNNNNNNNNNNNNNNNNNNNNNNNNNNNNNNNNNNNNNNNNNNNNNNNNNNNNNNNNNNNNNNNNNNNNNNNNNNNNNNNNNNNNNNNNNNNNNNNNNNNNNNNNNNNNNNNNNNNNNNNNNNNNNNNNNNNNNNNNNNNNNNNNNNNNNNNNNNNNNNNNNNNNNNNNNNNNNNNNNNNNNNNNNNNNNNNNNNNNNNNNNNNNNNNNNNNNNNNNNNNNNNNNNNNNNNNNNNNNNNNNNNNNNNNNNNNNNNNNNNNNNNNNNNNNNNNNNGATTGATCAGCTTTGAATCTATTTGTTTTGTTTGAAAGAGAATGTGAGTGTGAATgggaggtgcaccttgtgttgatAGCAAGCCCCAAGgctgatggagaggagaggtgtgtgtgagtggaatGTGAGAGTGGATAAGTGGCTCACATCATGAATCTGCTAGGGAGTGCTTTCCACAAACCTTTTAATCAGCTGAACACATTCATGCTAAGTTTTTTCGCAGATGTTTTACCAGACAGGGGCACACAAAAGAAGATACCTTACCTTCCTCGCCAACAAACTGGCAGGGCGGAAGAGAGCGATTATGGCTCCCAATCCATGTGCAACAAGCTGGAACTCATGGTTCTCATCAGTGCAGTACCACTCAGAGCAGTATGGCCTCTACAATGGgtctatgctgtgttgtcatgtgttgcagcCATGCTGTGTTCCTgccatactgtgttgtcatgtgttgctgccatgctgtgttgtcatgtgttgctgccatgctgtgctgccatgctgtgttgtcatgtgttgctgcattgctgtgttgtcatgtgttgctgccatgctgtgttgtcaggtGTTGCTGcattgctgtgttgtcatgtgttgctgccatgctgtgttgttatgtgttgctgccatgctgtgttgtcatgtgttgctgccatgctgtgttgtcatgtgttgctgccacgctgtgttgttgtcttagatctctctttgtgtagtgttgtctctattgtcatgatgtgtgttttgtcctatatttttatttaatttatttttatttttaatcacagctcccgtccccgcaggaggccttttggtaggccgtcattgtgaataagaattcgTTCTAAACTGACTtccctcgttaaataaaggttaaataaatagagATGGAAATACAGGTATGATTTAAATCTACATGCATTCTACAATTGCTTAAGTCATTGTCATATCATTGTAATTATGCCGTGATGTCATTTCATATTTCCTATGTTCCTCTTTTTTTATTCCATGTCATTCACAGACGTGTGGCCAAAGTCCACCGCAGTCTGTAGAGAAACTCCACGAGATGCTACAAGACCACGAGCTGCTACAAGACCACGAGCTGCTACAAGACCACGAGCTGCTACAAGACCACGAGCTGCTACAAGACCACGAGATGCTACAAGACCACGAGATGCTACAAGACCACGAGCTGCTACAAGACCACGAGCTGCTACAAGACCACGAGCTGCTACAAGACCACGAGCTGCTACAAGACCACGAGATGCTACAAGACCACGAGATGCTACAAGACCACGAGATGCTACAAGACCACGAGCTGCTACAAGACCACGAGATGCTACAAGACCACGAGATGCTACAAGACCACGAGATGCTACAAGACCACGAGCTGGTTCAGTTGCTGCAGATTCAGCTGAACATCATGGCAGACAAGTGCAAAGTCATCCTGCAGCTTCTCCACATCTTCCAGAGCAGACGCCCCGTGACGACAAAGATCTTTCACTATTGAGAGGACTTGAAGATGAATATTGTAGCAAACAAATAACTACAGAATGATGCTTATTTCAGTAAGGTACCACCAATGTAGGACCAGCAGCACTGAGAGCCACAGTGAGATGGGGTGGTGGATTTGGATATCTTCTGGAATGGTCTTCGAGAGACTTCCTGTGCTGAGCACTCTGACCAAACGCTACAAACATGCAGTCTCAAACTTGGCTGATGCTGAGCGAAGCAACAGTGTCTACAAACTTGTGTTGCCCAGCCGTAGGCGATCAACCTCTAGCAACAACCTACGTGCCTTGGTCTTCATGTACCACAACCAACGACTCTGCAGTGGAGCAATTGATATGGAGgaggatcaatcaatcaatcaaatgtatttaaagagcccttcttacatcagctgataccataaagtgctgtacagaatcccagcctaaaacaccaaacagcaagcaatgcaggtgtagcacggtggctaggaaaaactccctagaaaggccagaacctaggaagaaacctagagaggaaccagactatgaggggtggctagtcctcttctggctgtgccgggtggagattgtaacagaacatggccaagatgttcaaatgttcacagATAactagcagggtcaaataataatatgaTTACATTGAGATACAGGCCTAGATGAGCCTGGCCCTTGGTCACCCCCCCCACCTCATTATGTTCAGAAAATGAGCTGTGTTTGTTTTCAAAAAAGCACTTTGACTCAAACTGTTTTCATGGAAGATGAACTTGAGATATATGTCTTAATATATGTCTTAATTGCAGATTGAACCccaggtgtttcttttgtcctaGTTTCATATGTTTTAGTACCTACAGATTATGGGGGCATTTTGTTATGTTGGAActctgagcttccatcccatttTTTGTTCAGAAAAAGAGCTGTTTGTTCAGGAAAGTTTGAGTACTTTAAATGTTTCTAATTGTTTTTGTATTATGCATTCTGCTTAAAATCTTCATAAAACTGATCACATATGACTTTTTATTGCTTTATATGAAATTAAcgtgagaaaaaaaacattgcaaAATGTTTCTCAGAATTTCCGAAAAGCTTCCACAATATCAAACATTTTCGGAAGTAGACATCAGAAAGAATGTCGCGAAATCCTGTATTATGTTGGTAGATTGTCTTTATTGATGTCagtatagtcactttaaataatgccactttaatgtttacatatcttacattgctcatctcatatgtatatactgtattttatacaatctattgcatcttgcctatgcctccCGGTCATcgttcatccatatatttatatgtacatattcttattccatccctttagatttgtgtgtattgggtagttgttgtggaattgttagattgcttgttagatattactgcactgtcggaactagaagccaagcatttcgctacactggcattaacatctgctaaccatgtgtgaccCATACAATGGATTTGATAGTAACATGATAATAAAGGATAACAGATGCTATACACTGTTGTAATAATATAACATCACACTGCTGATATAAATATAATGATAGCTCTCTTGTTTTGGTTGAAATATCTATTTTCGTTTGTTTTGCCTGACTTCTTTCCATCACAGGCCAGTAAAACATGCACAATGACTACGCTGATACGACGCTCACGAAAATTTCCTGCAGCATCTCATAATCCAAACTCACTCGGAAAGTGGATACGTTTTTCCCGCTTCCTTTACGAGACCTCACCATTTCCTAAAGTTATTTTCAGCCAAACAATTAGCTACAGGAAATCAGTTCCAGGTAACCTAttgttaattattattatttgttttaatGATGCTTGTAGCACGGTCTGTAAACCAACGCATTCAATGATGAAACGGAAGTTATTGCCGCGGCCTGGCTTTGTTGTTATCCTAGCTAGCTagccgttagctagctagcaacacaTCTCCCGTCCAACCCgtttgtgtagctagctagctaacatgctaacttTATTTCAGGGTCCACGGTTGAAGTGTAACTTTTATTTCATAGGTAGCCAGCTGTCGTGTCATCGTGCGTAAAATGACTGTTGCGAGGAATTAGCTAACCGGCTGCTCCTTGTTTAGCCacaggccttttggtaggccgtcattgcagataagaatttgttaactgatttgcctagttaaataaataaaacagagaTGTTTGGTTTAGCTATTTAGGTAACCAGCTAGCAAAATTAGCAGGACTAACCGTTGCTAAACTAACGTTAACaggtgttgtgccgaaaatcaCCCCCCTGACAgaattcagcccccccccccccctaatgcgTGAACGTGCACGCACGCAATTCTACATTTTCTTGCCTGCCGAAAAGAAAATAGCCtcgctgaaccccccccccccccccccttataatTTCCTTAATTTTCTGTCTAGAGTCAAATACTTCCAGTGGCAAACACTACTGGTCAACATGAGCCACCAAAATACTTTATATAGAACAAACTTCGCGTCAGGATATGCAACCGAAATTAATAATTattgtatgtgtgttatattaaacagaGAGGGAGTAAACGTGATCAGAAATCTCAACAAGGAAGCAAATCGCAGCAATGAAGATTTGAGTGCGTGCGCGTTCACGCGAAGGGGGGGATTCTGGCAGGGgggagattttcggcacaacaccaGCTACCAGTTTATGCAAACGTCGAATCCCAATGCTTCGAACACACCTACAGTAATCCAGGAATACACTTTTATATTTACTTTCGATCGATTCAAAGAATGCACTGGCTATGCAAAGCAATGCTGTAAAGCAAGCACATTgtcccattggaaatgaatgaatgtacttctggttgTACCAAAATACAATAATGCTGTCGGTGTGATCAAGGCGTAACGCTTTTTCAAGCAAATTAAGAAGGAATATCGACATAACTTGTAGCGACATCAGAAGCAAAATTCCATcaaaataataaaatacagtTGTGAAACAGGCAAGAATAAGGAAGTACTTCCGGGTCAAGGATCTTTTGGAATCCTTCAGAATAAGAGTTCCGTCATAGAtatatggatatactgacaagatgcaTGTCTCTCCGCCCTAATAATGGGAGTAGTTGTCCACAAAGCTGCCCGGTGggctgtctagctcccgcctatcctttctttgaATTGGTTgatacatctcattattgtaatcATTTTTTGAATATTTGATGAGGGTTGTTGACgccaaccgcctgtattcaacgGAGCGAGatggatcaaatcaaatgttattggtcacatgcacatggttagcaaatgttaatgcaagtgtagcgaaatgcttgtgcttgcagttccgacagtgcagtaatatctaacaagtaatctaacaattaatCCATAACAactacccaatacacacacatctaaaatctaagtaaaggaatggaataagaatacacATGTTCAAAATAGTCCTTGTGCTCCatggagttgtatggtttgtttaactttattCATTGGTTtttcatacattttaaagtgacaaCTCTGTGTCTACATCACTCTGTTACCTTGGAATTGCCCCTAATTCTAACACAagaaaatgcttgtgtttcttatAGCCTATAGGCGAATGTTTGAATAGGCTCCTGAGGATGGGGTGGTAATTTCAATCACTGAGTGTATCATATATTAGTAATGAATTTGAACTGAATGTTTGTACTCAACAGCCAGTGTTTTTCTTCACTTATGGCCTTATCTGACTGACTGTTGTCGTCAATCCTATATTTATTTTATGGAAAAGGGTTTCCTGCTGGACGGGATGTGTGGTCAGCTAGCTTAGATACATTTTTGCTGTCTTTTCTGGAGCTATACCACGACATAGGTTTGTGAAAATCACCTTGAACTCTTTGGGTCTCCTCTTTTAGATTTATCCAGCCTACCATGTCTGAACCAGGTTCTGGTTGTGGTGTTCCAGCCCAGAGAAGCTCACAGCGGGGTCCAGAGTTGCTGTCAGTGAAGCTGGGGGACTGCAGTCAAACAGTGGAACTCAATGTGAttgtcaaagaggaggaggaggagagagaaatcaATGAGGGGGAGCGAGAGGAGGACAAGGACTCTGTTGACTCAGGTAAATTCAGGCTAAAATCCTCTTTGGTTCAGAGAGTTGAACAACCCAAAATAGCTATTGATTTTCTGGTTCATTAAGAAATGTAAACTTAGATATGTTTTTggttgttaacttcttgagaatacagggggtgctgtttcacattagcataattgcctctacagactaaactgcctcttattcaattattgctgttactatatgcatataaccatatagcattggatagaaaacaagctatggtttctaaaaccgttccaattgagtctctgagtcaaacacaggtcatttcacagcactttccctgagccagaaaaagattgcaagatgtgtatgctcgcttcaaagctctgcctatatatggtcacgcgacctatgacccgaatgacacttccttcttcttcctctgggtgtctggaagacgtcagaggagaaagtttttgtttatcttgtactgacgtgaaataagatctatttctttagcgtgaccgacaacttccggtttctgagatgcgcgttttcagaggtggcattgtcttttgttatgctgacgttacggatgaaaactatctccgtgtcgaagtttgtttgatacatgtgaccatatcaccgtaatgtatgttttttcaatatagtttaatcagattattagaattttttcgggagttttgccgtgttccattctttgagttttttaactttggacatggaccgtgccagtcgaccagtacccaggctaaatgaagaggggaagttgccattgtgaatggattgaacgactcatcaggactaaggacaccttgatcaacattctgatgaaagaccagcaatagtaagacccaatttacgatgttatttcatatatctgtcgtgcatgtgaactggtcgcgcgcgtccagctggttttggctggcctggttatgctaattagctagttatgctaatttcgctataaaacatttaaaaaatctgaaatattgtttggattcaccagatgttgggctttcaatgtctgtacgctgtgtattttttctgaaatgttttaagacaagtaattagttatataacgttggtctctgtaattgttctagctgcatcagcactatatcagattgcagctgcaatgtagaactgtgatttatacctgaaaaatgcacatttaaaaaaaaaaaactatgctataccataaatatgttatcagactgtcatcttaagaatttttttgttggttagtggctatcaatatcttagtttagccgaattggtgatagcacctgatggagtaagaaactgttggagtaagaaaatggtgtcattttgctaacgtgtttagctaatagatttacatattgtgtcttccctgttaaacatttaaaaaatctgaaatggtggttttattcacaagatctgtgtctttcattgggtgtcttggacttgtgatttaatgatatttagatgctactatttaattgtgacgctatgctagcgatgctaatcagtgtggggggtgtggggggtgctcccggatccgggttaggtactctgtagaggttaagtcAATTAGACCATGCCAATTTCAAGTTAATCTTtcaaacaatatatatatttctgaATATTTAGgcaagctagctggctaactcattgattctGCTTTGTATTATACCCCTCGGGCCTCTGTATGTGTAAGAGGGAAGGCGAGTGTCCACTGACCATTTGGCAATGCATTGTAATTTCACAATGACATTATCTATGTGTGATGCTATGCAACAAGCCCCTTGCAAAGTATTTATCTCAATACTCTGTCTCAATACTCTAATCCAAATTAATGTTGAATCCTGCGTTGGTAAGCTTAAAGCCTTTGTTTCTTTGCCAGTTTCTGACCATATATATGTTCATATTCTTACAGGGGAGATCCCCAACCCAGACACCGTCAACAAGTCCAGTTCCACAGCATCAAGACTACCTGGGCATGGGAGTTACTCGTGTCCTCAATGTGAGAAGAGTTTCAGTTCCTCAACTATTCTAAAGAATCATCAAAGAGTTCACACTGGAGAAAAACCTTTTCACTGCTCTGCATGTGAGAAGAGTTTCAGTGAGAAAGTAAACCTTAAGAGACACGAGAGAGTACATagtggagagaagccttaccactgcacccaatgtgggaagagcttcaatcaTTCTGGAAGCCTTAAGGAACATCAAAGAGTACATACAGGGGAGAAACCTTACCACTGCACTCTTTGCAGGAAGTATTTCAGTCAGCCAGGAAGCCTTAAGAAACATCAGAGAATTCATACAGGGGAGAAACCTTACCACTGCTCACAGTGTGGAAAGAATTTTCGTTTCGCAGGAGACCTAAAGAGTCATCAGAGATCACACAGTGGAGAGAAGCCGTACCACTGTTCTCAGTGTGGGGAGGGATTCACTCAGCTCAGGCGTCTTAAAAGTCATCAGAGGATACACATTGGAGGGAAGCCTGTCTGTGCTATAAAGGTGATTGTCAAAGAGGAGGAGGTTGAGAGGGAAATCAAAGAGGAGGAAAAGCGAGAAGTTGAAGAGGACAATAGTGGTATAGTTGACCCAGATACATCACCATTACCTGGTTGTAGTCTTTACCCCTGCcatcaatgtggaaagagtttccgTTCCTCAAGTAATCTACAGAATCATCAAAaagtacacacaggagaaaagccttaccactgctctgaGTGTGGGGAGGGATTCACTCAGCTACTACGTCTTAAAAGCCATCAGAGAATACACAATGGAGGGAAGCCTGTCTGTGCTTTAAATGTGATTGTCAAAGAGGAGGGGAGTGAGAGGGAAATCAAAGAGGAGGAAAAGCGAGAagttgaggaagaggaggacaataGTAGTGTAGGTGACCCAGATACATCAAGACTATCTGGTCGTGGTCGTTACCCATGCCATCAATGTGGCAAGAGTTTCCGTTCCTCAAGTAATCTAAAGAATCATCAAAGagtacacactggagagaagccttatcacTGCTCACAATGTGGGAGGGGTTTCAGTGAGAAGGTAAACCTTAAGCGACATGGCAAAGTACATAGTGGaaagaagccttaccactgcaccCAATGTGAGAAGAGCTTTAATTATTCAGGAAGCCTTAaggaacaccagagaacacatacaggggagaagccttaccactgctctctTTGCGATAAGAGTTTCAGTCAGCCAGGAAACCTTAAGAAACATCAGAGAATACATACAGGGgaaaagccttaccactgctctctTTGCGGTAAGAGTTTCAGTCAGCCAGGAAACCTTAAGAAACACCAGAGAGTACATACAGGCGAGAAGCTTTACCACTGCTCTCATTGTGGGGGGGGTTTCACTCAGCTAAGAAGTCTTAAAAGTCATGAGAAAATACATATTGGAGGGGAGCCTGCCTGTGCTTTCAATGTGATTgtcaaggaagaggaggaggaggaggagggagaaaagaaagaagttgggggagaggagaatgACGTGAAATAAAGGTGAAGTGAGGATACATAAGCAACTCTACAGGTATTGAAATTCACACCTATCCTTGCAATTGCATCTTCTGTGACAGCATGGTCATGGGCAGCACCATTTGAGTTTTAAATCAGTAAGGGCTTTCCTGCACAACTGTAAAATCCGACTGTAGCCTTGTCACAGCCAGGTCAGCAGTCGGGGTAATTCCGTAACGTAATAGTATCATCCGTATTTAGATGAGATCGAGACAAGATCATTAACAACTATAGTGGTTGCTGTAATAGTGCTAT contains these protein-coding regions:
- the LOC129848872 gene encoding zinc finger protein 271-like, whose translation is MSEPGSGCGVPAQRSSQRGPELLSVKLGDCSQTVELNVIVKEEEEEREINEGEREEDKDSVDSGEIPNPDTVNKSSSTASRLPGHGSYSCPQCEKSFSSSTILKNHQRVHTGEKPFHCSACEKSFSEKVNLKRHERVHSGEKPYHCTQCGKSFNHSGSLKEHQRVHTGEKPYHCTLCRKYFSQPGSLKKHQRIHTGEKPYHCSQCGKNFRFAGDLKSHQRSHSGEKPYHCSQCGEGFTQLRRLKSHQRIHIGGKPVCAIKVIVKEEEVEREIKEEEKREVEEDNSGIVDPDTSPLPGCSLYPCHQCGKSFRSSSNLQNHQKVHTGEKPYHCSECGEGFTQLLRLKSHQRIHNGGKPVCALNVIVKEEGSEREIKEEEKREVEEEEDNSSVGDPDTSRLSGRGRYPCHQCGKSFRSSSNLKNHQRVHTGEKPYHCSQCGRGFSEKVNLKRHGKVHSGKKPYHCTQCEKSFNYSGSLKEHQRTHTGEKPYHCSLCDKSFSQPGNLKKHQRIHTGEKPYHCSLCGKSFSQPGNLKKHQRVHTGEKLYHCSHCGGGFTQLRSLKSHEKIHIGGEPACAFNVIVKEEEEEEEGEKKEVGGEENDVK